In Variovorax sp. OAS795, a single window of DNA contains:
- a CDS encoding response regulator transcription factor has protein sequence MYLQRQSSFEVFVMHAEPLLRLGICAALREEPGMVVRCGPPLQDSAAPPPQDLDVIVADYDAAMDLVGPGRESADIYVGATPRRRVVVLSARNSQREIRVALECGVLGYLTPDCSPRELAEGVRAAGRGSRCIGIPVAERIADCLSQEALTVREQDVLSLVTLGLSNKAIANKLDLHVGTVKCHVQSILSKLKVASRTEAASTAMQRGLA, from the coding sequence ATGTACCTTCAGCGGCAAAGTTCATTCGAGGTGTTCGTAATGCATGCCGAGCCTTTGCTGAGGCTCGGAATCTGTGCAGCATTGCGCGAAGAGCCAGGCATGGTGGTGCGTTGCGGTCCACCACTGCAAGATTCGGCGGCGCCGCCGCCCCAGGACCTCGACGTCATCGTGGCCGACTACGACGCGGCCATGGACCTCGTGGGGCCCGGGCGCGAAAGCGCTGACATTTACGTTGGCGCGACGCCCCGCAGGCGCGTCGTCGTCTTGAGCGCCAGAAATAGCCAGCGTGAGATTCGGGTCGCACTTGAATGTGGCGTTCTCGGATATCTCACGCCCGACTGCTCCCCGCGTGAGCTCGCAGAAGGGGTTCGCGCCGCAGGTCGCGGTTCGAGATGCATCGGTATCCCGGTCGCCGAGCGAATTGCGGACTGCCTGTCTCAGGAAGCGCTGACCGTCCGGGAACAAGACGTCCTTTCCTTGGTGACGCTCGGGCTCTCCAACAAGGCGATTGCGAACAAGCTCGACTTGCACGTCGGCACCGTGAAGTGCCACGTGCAATCGATTCTCTCGAAGCTGAAGGTCGCAAGTCGTACCGAAGCTGCCTCGACGGCCATGCAACGCGGGTTGGCTTGA
- a CDS encoding LysR substrate-binding domain-containing protein — protein MIHSELKTLRYFTVLAETLSFTSAATKLGMSQPALSLALQRLEEQMGVPLVSRTNRSVVLTPAGKAYARGAREVLALVGQMERNVIAIASGGEGFCRIGFVQSASFDLLPELLPFLQRQLPGVRFQMSALPSYDQMYKLEEGELDLGLVRQSTFASDVLEFTLVHRQRMVAALPRTHPLANQASLKLTSLNADRFVTIDSRILAACSAAGFQPRAALEAFEVPTILSFVSGGLGVALLPASCRRFADPAVALVELEDTSEHLELPLYLVSRTRERDSAVKRVLLAAHSFTATRQL, from the coding sequence ATGATTCACAGCGAGCTCAAAACCCTGCGCTACTTCACAGTGCTGGCAGAGACGCTCAGCTTCACGTCTGCAGCCACGAAGCTCGGAATGTCTCAGCCAGCACTGAGCTTGGCGTTGCAACGCCTCGAGGAGCAGATGGGCGTTCCGCTGGTCAGCCGAACGAATCGATCAGTGGTCTTGACTCCGGCGGGCAAGGCTTACGCACGAGGCGCGCGAGAGGTTCTGGCGCTCGTAGGCCAAATGGAGCGCAATGTCATCGCAATCGCTTCCGGCGGCGAGGGATTTTGTCGAATCGGGTTTGTCCAATCCGCGTCGTTCGATCTGCTGCCCGAGTTGTTGCCGTTCCTGCAGCGCCAGCTGCCCGGCGTCCGCTTCCAGATGTCCGCACTGCCCTCCTATGACCAGATGTACAAGCTGGAGGAAGGCGAGCTTGACCTCGGGCTCGTGCGGCAATCCACTTTCGCGTCGGACGTGCTCGAATTCACGCTCGTTCACCGTCAAAGGATGGTGGCCGCTCTTCCCCGGACGCATCCCTTGGCCAACCAGGCCAGCCTTAAGCTCACCTCGCTGAATGCGGACCGCTTCGTAACCATCGATTCGCGCATCCTCGCCGCTTGCAGTGCCGCCGGCTTTCAGCCGCGCGCTGCACTCGAGGCGTTTGAAGTACCCACCATCTTGTCGTTTGTCAGCGGCGGCCTGGGGGTCGCTCTGTTGCCTGCCAGTTGCCGCCGTTTTGCAGATCCCGCCGTAGCGCTCGTCGAACTGGAGGACACAAGCGAGCACCTCGAGCTGCCGCTCTACTTGGTGTCGAGAACGCGGGAACGCGACAGCGCCGTCAAGCGCGTCCTCCTGGCCGCTCACAGCTTCACCGCGACGCGACAACTCTGA